The following are encoded together in the Tripterygium wilfordii isolate XIE 37 chromosome 3, ASM1340144v1, whole genome shotgun sequence genome:
- the LOC119984186 gene encoding enolase 1-like: protein MATIVAIKGRQIFDSRGNPTVEVEVTVSDGYVARAAVPSGASTGIYEALELRDGGSDYLGKGVSKAVGNVNNIIGPALIGKDPTEQVAIDNFMVQQLDGTVNEWGWCKQKLGANAILAVSLAVCKAGAHLKKVPLYKHIANLAGNKKLVLPVPAFNVINGGSHAGNKLAMQEFMILPVGASSFKEAVKMGVEVYHHLKAVIKKKYGQDATNVGDEGGFAPNIQENKEGLELLKTAIAKAGYTNQVVIGMDVAASEFYGSDKTYDLNFKEENNDGSQKISGDALKDLYKSFVSEYPIVSIEDPFDQDDWEHYAKLTAEIGEKVQIVGDDLLVTNPKRVEKAIKEKTCNALLLKVNQIGSVAESIEAVKMSKRAGWVVMASHRGGETEDTFIADLSVGLATGQIKTGAPCRSGRLAKYNQLLRIEEELGAEAVYAGSSFRKPVEPY from the exons ATGGCAACCATCGTCGCCATCAAAGGAAGACAGATCTTCGACAGCCGTGGAAATCCAACCGTCGAG GTTGAAGTGACAGTATCAGATGGTTATGTTGCTAGAGCTGCAGTTCCAAGTGGTGCATCCACTG GCATCTATGAGGCCCTTGAGCTCAGGGATGGAGGCTCGGACTACCTTGGCAAAGGTGTATCAAAG GCTGTTGGAAATGTCAACAACATTATTGGCCCTGCATTGATTGGCAAG GATCCAACAGAGCAGGTTGCTATAGACAATTTCATGGTTCAACAACTTGATGGAACCGTGAATGAGTGGGGTTGGTGCAAACAAAAG CTCGGAGCGAATGCTATTCTGGCTGTATCTCTTGCTGTCTGCAAAGCTGGGGCTCATCTCAAGAAAGTTCCTCTGTACAAG CACATTGCTAACCTTGCTGGAAACAAGAAGTTGGTTTTACCAGTTCCTGCCTTTAATGTCATCAATGGTGGATCCCATGCAGGAAACAAACTTGCCATGCAG GAGTTCATGATTCTTCCTGTAGGAGCTTCCTCTTTCAAAGAGGCCGTGAAGATGGGTGTAGAAGTATACCACCATTTGAAA GCTGTTATTAAAAAGAAGTATGGTCAAGATGCAACAAATGTCGGTGATGAAGGTGGCTTTGCTCCTAACATTCAG gAGAACAAGGAAGGACTTGAATTGCTCAAGACAGCTATTGCTAAAGCGGGTTACACAAACCAA GTGGTTATCGGAATGGATGTTGCTGCATCTGAATTTTATGGATCAGATAAAACATACGACCTGAACTTCAAGGAAGAG AACAATGATGGTTCACAAAAGATATCCGGAGATGCTCTCAAGGATTTGTACAAGTCTTTCGTCTCTGAGTACCCTATTGTTTCTATTGAAGATCCTTTCGACCAAGATGATTGGGAGCACTATGCCAAGCTAACTGCTGAAATTGGTGAAAAAGTACAAATTGTGGGAGATGATCTTTTAGTCACCAACCCCAAG AGGGTTGAGAAGGCCATCAAAGAGAAAACTTGCAATGCGCTTCTCCTCAAG GTTAATCAAATTGGATCAGTAGCTGAGAGTATTGAGGCCGTAAAAATGTCCAAGAGAGCTGGGTGGGTTGTCATGGCCAGTCATCGCGG CGGTGAGACTGAGGATACTTTCATTGCTGATCTCTCAGTGGGTTTGGCCACG GGCCAAATTAAAACTGGAGCACCATGCAGGTCAGGGCGTCTTGCAAAATATAACCAG CTCCTTCGAATTGAGGAAGAGCTTGGCGCAGAAGCAGTTTATGCTGGATCAAGCTTCCGCAAGCCTGTTGAACCCTACTAG
- the LOC119993351 gene encoding splicing factor U2af small subunit B-like has product MAEHLASIFGTEKDRVNCPFYFKIGACRHGDRCSRLHTKPTISPTLLLSNMYQRPDMLASGTIDPQAQSNLDPRKIQDHYEDFYEDLFEELSKYGDIESLNICDNLADHMVGNVYVQFREEDHAANALQNLSGRFYAGRPIIVDFSPVTDFREATCRQYEENVCNRGGYCNFMHLKKISRELRTRLFGRNRRRHSRSRSRSNSPHRHRGYGDRGRGGRGYGRRDDERENRYHERGRRPRSRSPGHRGRRSRSPGARRNRSPVRENSEERRARIEQWNREREQPESADKIDNSYNDDDKNGGKFAMNGGFVDNPSQQ; this is encoded by the exons ATGGCGGAACACTTGGCATCTATATTCGGTACAGAGAAGGACAGAGTGAACTGCCCTTTCTACTTCAAGATCGGGGCCTGCAGGCATGGCGACCGCTGCTCAAGGCTTCACACGAAACCTACCATCAGCCCCACCCTTCTGCTTTCCAACATGTATCAGCGTCCCGACATGCTCGCCTCTGGCACAATCGATCCCCAGGCACAGAGCAACCTCGATCCCCGCAAGATCCAGGATCACTACGAG GATTTCTATGAGGATTTATTTGAGGAGCTGAGCAAGTATGGTGACATTGAGAGCTTGAACATCTGTGATAATTTGGCTGACCACATG GTTGGGAATGTTTATGTCCAGTTTCGGGAGGAAGACCATGCTGCAAACGCTCTTCAAAATTTGAGTGGAAGGTTCTATGCAG GGCGTCCAATCATTGTGGACTTCTCTCCAGTTACGGATTTTCGTGAAGCTACGTGCAGACAATACGAGGAGAACGTATGCAATCGTGGTGGCTACTGCAACTTCATGCATCTGAAGAAGATTAGTAG GGAACTGAGGACACGGTTATTTGGGAGAAACAGGCGAAGACACAGCAGGTCTCGTAGTAGAAGCAATAGTCCACATAGGCACCGTGGTTATGGGGATCGTGGCCGTGGTGGCCGGGGATATGGTCGAAGagatgatgagagagagaatagGTACCATGAGAGAGGTAGGAGGCCAAGAAGCCGAAGTCCTGGACATAGGGGTAGACGAAGCAGAAGCCCTGGGGCAAGGAGGAATAGAAGTCCAGTTAGGGAGAACAGTGAGGAAAGAAGGGCCAGGATTGAGCAATGGAACAGGGAAAGGGAGCAACCAGAATCTGCTGATAAAATTGATAATAGTTACAATGATGATGATAAGAATGGCGGCAAATTTGCAATGAATGGGGGTTTTGTTGATAATCCTTCGCAGCAATAG
- the LOC119984203 gene encoding histone deacetylase HDT1-like isoform X6, whose protein sequence is MEFWGVEVKSGVPLEVEPGDEMILHLSQACLPEVKKDKENESVCLHLKIGNQNLVLGTLSPEKFPQLSFDLAFEKKFELSHNWKNGSVYFTGYKVSQPDHESDYDSEEELLLPVDNGKAGSQATQSKPIVEKANAKEPNSNAAAKQVKIVEPSKGIKPIQDKDDSDDEDDDSEDDEGDSEDAEDSSDDQGVQRLLNNEDESNDSDEEDESEEEDDKDVLGTSEDDDATPKKAEPSKKRPIESAARTPIPDKKAKLNTPQKTDGKKGVVRTATPHPSKQVAKTPVVSAQSKQKNQKSGAFSCQFCKRSFNSEGAVQSHTKAKHSAT, encoded by the exons ATGGAGTTTTGGG GTGTTGAGGTCAAAAGTGGAGTGCCTCTCGAGGTTGAACCTGGTGATGAAATGATTTTACATCTTTCACAG GCATGTCTTCCCGAGGTGAAAAAGGATAAGGAAAATGAGTCTGTTTGCTTGCATCTGAAGATTGGAAATCAGAACCTTGTTCTTGGAACACTGTCACCTGAGAAATTCCCGCAGTTATCTTTTGATCTCGCGTTTGAGAAGAAGTTTGAGCTGTCTCATAACTGGAAAAATGGAAGTGTCTACTTCACTGGATATAAAGTTTCCCAGCCTGA TCATG AGTCTGATtatgatagtgaagaggaacttcTCCTTCCTGTTGACAATGGTAAAG CTGGTTCCCAGGCCACCCAAAGCAAGCCTATTGTGGAAAAGGCAAATGCCAAGGAGCCCAATTCTAATGCAGCAGCTAAGCAGGTAAAAATTGTGGAACCAAGCAAGGGCATCAAGCCAATCCAGGACAAGGATGATAGTGATGATGAAGAcgatgatagtgaagatgacGAGGGTGATAGTGAGGATGCCGAGGATTCGAGTGACGATCAGGGAGTTCAG CGTCTGCTTAATAACGAGGATGAAAGCAATGACAGTGATGAGGAagatgaaagtgaagaagaggatgaCAAGGATGTTCTTGGCACTTCAGAAGATGACGATGCAACACCAAAGAAA GCTGAACCAAGCAAGAAGAGACCTATTGAATCGGCTGCAAGAACCCCTATTCCTGACAAGAAGGCGAAGTTGAACACTCCCCAGAAGACTG atGGAAAGAAAGGGGTAGTCCGCACTGCAACTCCTCACCCTTCTAAGCAAGTTGCGAAAACACCTGTTGTCAGTGCCCAGAGTAAGCAGAAGAATCAAAAATCAGGAGCTTTCTCTTGCCAGTTCTGCAAGCG GTCCTTTAACTCCGAAGGTGCTGTACAGTCTCATACAAAGGCTAAGCACAGTGCTACTTGA
- the LOC119984203 gene encoding histone deacetylase HDT1-like isoform X4 translates to MEFWGVEVKSGVPLEVEPGDEMILHLSQACLPEVKKDKENESVCLHLKIGNQNLVLGTLSPEKFPQLSFDLAFEKKFELSHNWKNGSVYFTGYKVSQPDHESDYDSEEELLLPVDNGKGIAGSQATQSKPIVEKANAKEPNSNAAAKQVKIVEPSKGIKPIQDKDDSDDEDDDSEDDEGDSEDAEDSSDDQGVQRLLNNEDESNDSDEEDESEEEDDKDVLGTSEDDDATPKKAEPSKKRPIESAARTPIPDKKAKLNTPQKTDGKKGVVRTATPHPSKQVAKTPVVSAQSKQKNQKSGAFSCQFCKRSFNSEGAVQSHTKAKHSAT, encoded by the exons ATGGAGTTTTGGG GTGTTGAGGTCAAAAGTGGAGTGCCTCTCGAGGTTGAACCTGGTGATGAAATGATTTTACATCTTTCACAG GCATGTCTTCCCGAGGTGAAAAAGGATAAGGAAAATGAGTCTGTTTGCTTGCATCTGAAGATTGGAAATCAGAACCTTGTTCTTGGAACACTGTCACCTGAGAAATTCCCGCAGTTATCTTTTGATCTCGCGTTTGAGAAGAAGTTTGAGCTGTCTCATAACTGGAAAAATGGAAGTGTCTACTTCACTGGATATAAAGTTTCCCAGCCTGA TCATG AGTCTGATtatgatagtgaagaggaacttcTCCTTCCTGTTGACAATGGTAAAG GTATAGCTGGTTCCCAGGCCACCCAAAGCAAGCCTATTGTGGAAAAGGCAAATGCCAAGGAGCCCAATTCTAATGCAGCAGCTAAGCAGGTAAAAATTGTGGAACCAAGCAAGGGCATCAAGCCAATCCAGGACAAGGATGATAGTGATGATGAAGAcgatgatagtgaagatgacGAGGGTGATAGTGAGGATGCCGAGGATTCGAGTGACGATCAGGGAGTTCAG CGTCTGCTTAATAACGAGGATGAAAGCAATGACAGTGATGAGGAagatgaaagtgaagaagaggatgaCAAGGATGTTCTTGGCACTTCAGAAGATGACGATGCAACACCAAAGAAA GCTGAACCAAGCAAGAAGAGACCTATTGAATCGGCTGCAAGAACCCCTATTCCTGACAAGAAGGCGAAGTTGAACACTCCCCAGAAGACTG atGGAAAGAAAGGGGTAGTCCGCACTGCAACTCCTCACCCTTCTAAGCAAGTTGCGAAAACACCTGTTGTCAGTGCCCAGAGTAAGCAGAAGAATCAAAAATCAGGAGCTTTCTCTTGCCAGTTCTGCAAGCG GTCCTTTAACTCCGAAGGTGCTGTACAGTCTCATACAAAGGCTAAGCACAGTGCTACTTGA
- the LOC119984203 gene encoding histone deacetylase HDT1-like isoform X1: MEFWGVEVKSGVPLEVEPGDEMILHLSQACLPEVKKDKENESVCLHLKIGNQNLVLGTLSPEKFPQLSFDLAFEKKFELSHNWKNGSVYFTGYKVSQPDHGRSESDYDSEEELLLPVDNGKGIAGSQATQSKPIVEKANAKEPNSNAAAKQVKIVEPSKGIKPIQDKDDSDDEDDDSEDDEGDSEDAEDSSDDQGVQRLLNNEDESNDSDEEDESEEEDDKDVLGTSEDDDATPKKAEPSKKRPIESAARTPIPDKKAKLNTPQKTDGKKGVVRTATPHPSKQVAKTPVVSAQSKQKNQKSGAFSCQFCKRSFNSEGAVQSHTKAKHSAT; this comes from the exons ATGGAGTTTTGGG GTGTTGAGGTCAAAAGTGGAGTGCCTCTCGAGGTTGAACCTGGTGATGAAATGATTTTACATCTTTCACAG GCATGTCTTCCCGAGGTGAAAAAGGATAAGGAAAATGAGTCTGTTTGCTTGCATCTGAAGATTGGAAATCAGAACCTTGTTCTTGGAACACTGTCACCTGAGAAATTCCCGCAGTTATCTTTTGATCTCGCGTTTGAGAAGAAGTTTGAGCTGTCTCATAACTGGAAAAATGGAAGTGTCTACTTCACTGGATATAAAGTTTCCCAGCCTGA TCATGGTAGATCTG AGTCTGATtatgatagtgaagaggaacttcTCCTTCCTGTTGACAATGGTAAAG GTATAGCTGGTTCCCAGGCCACCCAAAGCAAGCCTATTGTGGAAAAGGCAAATGCCAAGGAGCCCAATTCTAATGCAGCAGCTAAGCAGGTAAAAATTGTGGAACCAAGCAAGGGCATCAAGCCAATCCAGGACAAGGATGATAGTGATGATGAAGAcgatgatagtgaagatgacGAGGGTGATAGTGAGGATGCCGAGGATTCGAGTGACGATCAGGGAGTTCAG CGTCTGCTTAATAACGAGGATGAAAGCAATGACAGTGATGAGGAagatgaaagtgaagaagaggatgaCAAGGATGTTCTTGGCACTTCAGAAGATGACGATGCAACACCAAAGAAA GCTGAACCAAGCAAGAAGAGACCTATTGAATCGGCTGCAAGAACCCCTATTCCTGACAAGAAGGCGAAGTTGAACACTCCCCAGAAGACTG atGGAAAGAAAGGGGTAGTCCGCACTGCAACTCCTCACCCTTCTAAGCAAGTTGCGAAAACACCTGTTGTCAGTGCCCAGAGTAAGCAGAAGAATCAAAAATCAGGAGCTTTCTCTTGCCAGTTCTGCAAGCG GTCCTTTAACTCCGAAGGTGCTGTACAGTCTCATACAAAGGCTAAGCACAGTGCTACTTGA
- the LOC119984203 gene encoding histone deacetylase HDT1-like isoform X7 — protein sequence MEFWGVEVKSGVPLEVEPGDEMILHLSQACLPEVKKDKENESVCLHLKIGNQNLVLGTLSPEKFPQLSFDLAFEKKFELSHNWKNGSVYFTGYKVSQPDHESDYDSEEELLLPVDNGIAGSQATQSKPIVEKANAKEPNSNAAAKQVKIVEPSKGIKPIQDKDDSDDEDDDSEDDEGDSEDAEDSSDDQGVQRLLNNEDESNDSDEEDESEEEDDKDVLGTSEDDDATPKKAEPSKKRPIESAARTPIPDKKAKLNTPQKTDGKKGVVRTATPHPSKQVAKTPVVSAQSKQKNQKSGAFSCQFCKRSFNSEGAVQSHTKAKHSAT from the exons ATGGAGTTTTGGG GTGTTGAGGTCAAAAGTGGAGTGCCTCTCGAGGTTGAACCTGGTGATGAAATGATTTTACATCTTTCACAG GCATGTCTTCCCGAGGTGAAAAAGGATAAGGAAAATGAGTCTGTTTGCTTGCATCTGAAGATTGGAAATCAGAACCTTGTTCTTGGAACACTGTCACCTGAGAAATTCCCGCAGTTATCTTTTGATCTCGCGTTTGAGAAGAAGTTTGAGCTGTCTCATAACTGGAAAAATGGAAGTGTCTACTTCACTGGATATAAAGTTTCCCAGCCTGA TCATG AGTCTGATtatgatagtgaagaggaacttcTCCTTCCTGTTGACAATG GTATAGCTGGTTCCCAGGCCACCCAAAGCAAGCCTATTGTGGAAAAGGCAAATGCCAAGGAGCCCAATTCTAATGCAGCAGCTAAGCAGGTAAAAATTGTGGAACCAAGCAAGGGCATCAAGCCAATCCAGGACAAGGATGATAGTGATGATGAAGAcgatgatagtgaagatgacGAGGGTGATAGTGAGGATGCCGAGGATTCGAGTGACGATCAGGGAGTTCAG CGTCTGCTTAATAACGAGGATGAAAGCAATGACAGTGATGAGGAagatgaaagtgaagaagaggatgaCAAGGATGTTCTTGGCACTTCAGAAGATGACGATGCAACACCAAAGAAA GCTGAACCAAGCAAGAAGAGACCTATTGAATCGGCTGCAAGAACCCCTATTCCTGACAAGAAGGCGAAGTTGAACACTCCCCAGAAGACTG atGGAAAGAAAGGGGTAGTCCGCACTGCAACTCCTCACCCTTCTAAGCAAGTTGCGAAAACACCTGTTGTCAGTGCCCAGAGTAAGCAGAAGAATCAAAAATCAGGAGCTTTCTCTTGCCAGTTCTGCAAGCG GTCCTTTAACTCCGAAGGTGCTGTACAGTCTCATACAAAGGCTAAGCACAGTGCTACTTGA
- the LOC119984203 gene encoding histone deacetylase HDT1-like isoform X8 — translation MEFWGVEVKSGVPLEVEPGDEMILHLSQACLPEVKKDKENESVCLHLKIGNQNLVLGTLSPEKFPQLSFDLAFEKKFELSHNWKNGSVYFTGYKVSQPDHESDYDSEEELLLPVDNAGSQATQSKPIVEKANAKEPNSNAAAKQVKIVEPSKGIKPIQDKDDSDDEDDDSEDDEGDSEDAEDSSDDQGVQRLLNNEDESNDSDEEDESEEEDDKDVLGTSEDDDATPKKAEPSKKRPIESAARTPIPDKKAKLNTPQKTDGKKGVVRTATPHPSKQVAKTPVVSAQSKQKNQKSGAFSCQFCKRSFNSEGAVQSHTKAKHSAT, via the exons ATGGAGTTTTGGG GTGTTGAGGTCAAAAGTGGAGTGCCTCTCGAGGTTGAACCTGGTGATGAAATGATTTTACATCTTTCACAG GCATGTCTTCCCGAGGTGAAAAAGGATAAGGAAAATGAGTCTGTTTGCTTGCATCTGAAGATTGGAAATCAGAACCTTGTTCTTGGAACACTGTCACCTGAGAAATTCCCGCAGTTATCTTTTGATCTCGCGTTTGAGAAGAAGTTTGAGCTGTCTCATAACTGGAAAAATGGAAGTGTCTACTTCACTGGATATAAAGTTTCCCAGCCTGA TCATG AGTCTGATtatgatagtgaagaggaacttcTCCTTCCTGTTGACAATG CTGGTTCCCAGGCCACCCAAAGCAAGCCTATTGTGGAAAAGGCAAATGCCAAGGAGCCCAATTCTAATGCAGCAGCTAAGCAGGTAAAAATTGTGGAACCAAGCAAGGGCATCAAGCCAATCCAGGACAAGGATGATAGTGATGATGAAGAcgatgatagtgaagatgacGAGGGTGATAGTGAGGATGCCGAGGATTCGAGTGACGATCAGGGAGTTCAG CGTCTGCTTAATAACGAGGATGAAAGCAATGACAGTGATGAGGAagatgaaagtgaagaagaggatgaCAAGGATGTTCTTGGCACTTCAGAAGATGACGATGCAACACCAAAGAAA GCTGAACCAAGCAAGAAGAGACCTATTGAATCGGCTGCAAGAACCCCTATTCCTGACAAGAAGGCGAAGTTGAACACTCCCCAGAAGACTG atGGAAAGAAAGGGGTAGTCCGCACTGCAACTCCTCACCCTTCTAAGCAAGTTGCGAAAACACCTGTTGTCAGTGCCCAGAGTAAGCAGAAGAATCAAAAATCAGGAGCTTTCTCTTGCCAGTTCTGCAAGCG GTCCTTTAACTCCGAAGGTGCTGTACAGTCTCATACAAAGGCTAAGCACAGTGCTACTTGA
- the LOC119984203 gene encoding histone deacetylase HDT1-like isoform X5, with protein sequence MEFWGVEVKSGVPLEVEPGDEMILHLSQACLPEVKKDKENESVCLHLKIGNQNLVLGTLSPEKFPQLSFDLAFEKKFELSHNWKNGSVYFTGYKVSQPDHGRSESDYDSEEELLLPVDNAGSQATQSKPIVEKANAKEPNSNAAAKQVKIVEPSKGIKPIQDKDDSDDEDDDSEDDEGDSEDAEDSSDDQGVQRLLNNEDESNDSDEEDESEEEDDKDVLGTSEDDDATPKKAEPSKKRPIESAARTPIPDKKAKLNTPQKTDGKKGVVRTATPHPSKQVAKTPVVSAQSKQKNQKSGAFSCQFCKRSFNSEGAVQSHTKAKHSAT encoded by the exons ATGGAGTTTTGGG GTGTTGAGGTCAAAAGTGGAGTGCCTCTCGAGGTTGAACCTGGTGATGAAATGATTTTACATCTTTCACAG GCATGTCTTCCCGAGGTGAAAAAGGATAAGGAAAATGAGTCTGTTTGCTTGCATCTGAAGATTGGAAATCAGAACCTTGTTCTTGGAACACTGTCACCTGAGAAATTCCCGCAGTTATCTTTTGATCTCGCGTTTGAGAAGAAGTTTGAGCTGTCTCATAACTGGAAAAATGGAAGTGTCTACTTCACTGGATATAAAGTTTCCCAGCCTGA TCATGGTAGATCTG AGTCTGATtatgatagtgaagaggaacttcTCCTTCCTGTTGACAATG CTGGTTCCCAGGCCACCCAAAGCAAGCCTATTGTGGAAAAGGCAAATGCCAAGGAGCCCAATTCTAATGCAGCAGCTAAGCAGGTAAAAATTGTGGAACCAAGCAAGGGCATCAAGCCAATCCAGGACAAGGATGATAGTGATGATGAAGAcgatgatagtgaagatgacGAGGGTGATAGTGAGGATGCCGAGGATTCGAGTGACGATCAGGGAGTTCAG CGTCTGCTTAATAACGAGGATGAAAGCAATGACAGTGATGAGGAagatgaaagtgaagaagaggatgaCAAGGATGTTCTTGGCACTTCAGAAGATGACGATGCAACACCAAAGAAA GCTGAACCAAGCAAGAAGAGACCTATTGAATCGGCTGCAAGAACCCCTATTCCTGACAAGAAGGCGAAGTTGAACACTCCCCAGAAGACTG atGGAAAGAAAGGGGTAGTCCGCACTGCAACTCCTCACCCTTCTAAGCAAGTTGCGAAAACACCTGTTGTCAGTGCCCAGAGTAAGCAGAAGAATCAAAAATCAGGAGCTTTCTCTTGCCAGTTCTGCAAGCG GTCCTTTAACTCCGAAGGTGCTGTACAGTCTCATACAAAGGCTAAGCACAGTGCTACTTGA
- the LOC119984203 gene encoding histone deacetylase HDT1-like isoform X3: MEFWGVEVKSGVPLEVEPGDEMILHLSQACLPEVKKDKENESVCLHLKIGNQNLVLGTLSPEKFPQLSFDLAFEKKFELSHNWKNGSVYFTGYKVSQPDHGRSESDYDSEEELLLPVDNGIAGSQATQSKPIVEKANAKEPNSNAAAKQVKIVEPSKGIKPIQDKDDSDDEDDDSEDDEGDSEDAEDSSDDQGVQRLLNNEDESNDSDEEDESEEEDDKDVLGTSEDDDATPKKAEPSKKRPIESAARTPIPDKKAKLNTPQKTDGKKGVVRTATPHPSKQVAKTPVVSAQSKQKNQKSGAFSCQFCKRSFNSEGAVQSHTKAKHSAT; the protein is encoded by the exons ATGGAGTTTTGGG GTGTTGAGGTCAAAAGTGGAGTGCCTCTCGAGGTTGAACCTGGTGATGAAATGATTTTACATCTTTCACAG GCATGTCTTCCCGAGGTGAAAAAGGATAAGGAAAATGAGTCTGTTTGCTTGCATCTGAAGATTGGAAATCAGAACCTTGTTCTTGGAACACTGTCACCTGAGAAATTCCCGCAGTTATCTTTTGATCTCGCGTTTGAGAAGAAGTTTGAGCTGTCTCATAACTGGAAAAATGGAAGTGTCTACTTCACTGGATATAAAGTTTCCCAGCCTGA TCATGGTAGATCTG AGTCTGATtatgatagtgaagaggaacttcTCCTTCCTGTTGACAATG GTATAGCTGGTTCCCAGGCCACCCAAAGCAAGCCTATTGTGGAAAAGGCAAATGCCAAGGAGCCCAATTCTAATGCAGCAGCTAAGCAGGTAAAAATTGTGGAACCAAGCAAGGGCATCAAGCCAATCCAGGACAAGGATGATAGTGATGATGAAGAcgatgatagtgaagatgacGAGGGTGATAGTGAGGATGCCGAGGATTCGAGTGACGATCAGGGAGTTCAG CGTCTGCTTAATAACGAGGATGAAAGCAATGACAGTGATGAGGAagatgaaagtgaagaagaggatgaCAAGGATGTTCTTGGCACTTCAGAAGATGACGATGCAACACCAAAGAAA GCTGAACCAAGCAAGAAGAGACCTATTGAATCGGCTGCAAGAACCCCTATTCCTGACAAGAAGGCGAAGTTGAACACTCCCCAGAAGACTG atGGAAAGAAAGGGGTAGTCCGCACTGCAACTCCTCACCCTTCTAAGCAAGTTGCGAAAACACCTGTTGTCAGTGCCCAGAGTAAGCAGAAGAATCAAAAATCAGGAGCTTTCTCTTGCCAGTTCTGCAAGCG GTCCTTTAACTCCGAAGGTGCTGTACAGTCTCATACAAAGGCTAAGCACAGTGCTACTTGA
- the LOC119984203 gene encoding histone deacetylase HDT1-like isoform X2 has product MEFWGVEVKSGVPLEVEPGDEMILHLSQACLPEVKKDKENESVCLHLKIGNQNLVLGTLSPEKFPQLSFDLAFEKKFELSHNWKNGSVYFTGYKVSQPDHGRSESDYDSEEELLLPVDNGKAGSQATQSKPIVEKANAKEPNSNAAAKQVKIVEPSKGIKPIQDKDDSDDEDDDSEDDEGDSEDAEDSSDDQGVQRLLNNEDESNDSDEEDESEEEDDKDVLGTSEDDDATPKKAEPSKKRPIESAARTPIPDKKAKLNTPQKTDGKKGVVRTATPHPSKQVAKTPVVSAQSKQKNQKSGAFSCQFCKRSFNSEGAVQSHTKAKHSAT; this is encoded by the exons ATGGAGTTTTGGG GTGTTGAGGTCAAAAGTGGAGTGCCTCTCGAGGTTGAACCTGGTGATGAAATGATTTTACATCTTTCACAG GCATGTCTTCCCGAGGTGAAAAAGGATAAGGAAAATGAGTCTGTTTGCTTGCATCTGAAGATTGGAAATCAGAACCTTGTTCTTGGAACACTGTCACCTGAGAAATTCCCGCAGTTATCTTTTGATCTCGCGTTTGAGAAGAAGTTTGAGCTGTCTCATAACTGGAAAAATGGAAGTGTCTACTTCACTGGATATAAAGTTTCCCAGCCTGA TCATGGTAGATCTG AGTCTGATtatgatagtgaagaggaacttcTCCTTCCTGTTGACAATGGTAAAG CTGGTTCCCAGGCCACCCAAAGCAAGCCTATTGTGGAAAAGGCAAATGCCAAGGAGCCCAATTCTAATGCAGCAGCTAAGCAGGTAAAAATTGTGGAACCAAGCAAGGGCATCAAGCCAATCCAGGACAAGGATGATAGTGATGATGAAGAcgatgatagtgaagatgacGAGGGTGATAGTGAGGATGCCGAGGATTCGAGTGACGATCAGGGAGTTCAG CGTCTGCTTAATAACGAGGATGAAAGCAATGACAGTGATGAGGAagatgaaagtgaagaagaggatgaCAAGGATGTTCTTGGCACTTCAGAAGATGACGATGCAACACCAAAGAAA GCTGAACCAAGCAAGAAGAGACCTATTGAATCGGCTGCAAGAACCCCTATTCCTGACAAGAAGGCGAAGTTGAACACTCCCCAGAAGACTG atGGAAAGAAAGGGGTAGTCCGCACTGCAACTCCTCACCCTTCTAAGCAAGTTGCGAAAACACCTGTTGTCAGTGCCCAGAGTAAGCAGAAGAATCAAAAATCAGGAGCTTTCTCTTGCCAGTTCTGCAAGCG GTCCTTTAACTCCGAAGGTGCTGTACAGTCTCATACAAAGGCTAAGCACAGTGCTACTTGA